One window of Candidatus Paceibacterota bacterium genomic DNA carries:
- a CDS encoding polyribonucleotide nucleotidyltransferase, producing MKKKEYSIEIGGKVISAQFTDLADQTNGSAIVRCGNTVVLATAVMSEHEKDGDWFPLTVDYEERFYASGKILGSRFMRREGRPTDEAILSGRIVDRTIRPLFNQAIRNEVQVVITILSIDTEDPDVLAVLASSLALGTSNIPWAGPVSAIRVGKKLGANEFLINPNYENRNATDFELDLLACGKDSNINMIEVGGKEIENEVIASGLEKCSEEIEKLQAFQAKIITEIGKPKKEIALPILSEAMKALYEETVSSKLEKAVFSGAGHEHIHALKKEWKNNLEAKFGKDEKFGLAFEHFENKINDLLHKEAIEKERRPDGRKMDEVRPLYVQAGGISPIIHGTGIFYRGGTHVLSALTLGGPGDSQILDGMEIEGQKRFMHHYNFPPFSSGETGRMGGTNRRMIGHGALAEKALLAVIPAKEVFPYTIRIVSESLASNGSTSMASTCASTIALMDAGVPISAPVAGIASGLMLSAVKSGGKTEYKYKVLTDIQGPEDHHGDMDFKVAGTKKGITAIQMDVKVDGVPIFILKEALEKAKNARHFILDAMTKEIAAPRTEISSNAPKIIIIKIKQDQIGSVIGPGGKMIKEIKEKTGVEIDIEDDGSVFITGSSDGAKMAAQIISDMTREFKRGERFEGVVTKVVEFGAFVRFAGQTEGLVHVSEIAPFRIDIVGNYLKEGDKIPVILKDIDEKGRIKLSLKDADPSFIKPKIK from the coding sequence ATGAAGAAAAAAGAATACTCGATTGAGATTGGAGGCAAGGTAATTTCTGCCCAATTTACCGACCTCGCCGACCAGACAAACGGCTCGGCCATCGTGCGATGTGGGAATACTGTCGTCCTCGCGACAGCAGTTATGTCGGAACACGAGAAAGACGGCGATTGGTTTCCACTGACAGTGGATTACGAAGAGCGATTTTATGCTTCGGGAAAAATTCTCGGAAGTCGATTTATGCGCCGAGAAGGGAGGCCGACTGATGAAGCAATCCTTTCGGGAAGAATTGTCGACCGAACCATCCGACCGCTTTTCAACCAGGCAATACGAAATGAAGTGCAGGTGGTGATTACCATTCTTTCTATTGATACTGAAGACCCAGATGTGCTCGCCGTTCTCGCATCTTCCCTCGCGCTCGGCACTTCAAATATTCCTTGGGCAGGACCGGTGAGTGCGATTCGAGTTGGAAAAAAGCTCGGGGCGAATGAATTTTTGATAAACCCAAATTACGAAAATCGAAACGCAACGGACTTCGAGCTCGATCTTCTTGCCTGCGGAAAAGACAGCAACATCAACATGATCGAAGTGGGAGGAAAAGAAATCGAAAACGAAGTGATCGCTTCCGGACTTGAAAAGTGTTCTGAAGAAATCGAGAAACTCCAAGCATTCCAAGCAAAAATCATAACGGAAATCGGTAAACCGAAAAAAGAAATTGCGCTTCCAATTCTTTCAGAAGCGATGAAAGCATTGTACGAAGAAACTGTTTCAAGCAAACTCGAGAAAGCAGTCTTCAGTGGAGCAGGACACGAACATATTCATGCTCTCAAAAAGGAATGGAAGAATAATCTCGAAGCAAAATTTGGAAAAGACGAAAAATTCGGTCTTGCATTCGAACATTTTGAAAACAAGATCAACGACCTCCTTCACAAAGAAGCGATCGAAAAAGAACGACGGCCTGATGGACGAAAGATGGATGAGGTTCGACCGCTGTATGTGCAAGCTGGAGGAATTTCTCCGATCATTCACGGAACTGGAATCTTTTACCGAGGAGGAACGCACGTCCTTTCTGCGCTCACTCTCGGAGGCCCAGGAGACTCACAAATTCTCGATGGGATGGAAATAGAGGGGCAGAAACGATTTATGCATCACTACAATTTCCCTCCCTTTTCTTCAGGAGAAACAGGAAGAATGGGCGGGACAAATCGACGAATGATCGGCCACGGAGCACTTGCAGAAAAAGCGCTTCTTGCAGTCATCCCTGCAAAAGAAGTTTTTCCTTATACAATCCGCATCGTATCAGAATCCCTCGCATCAAATGGCTCAACATCAATGGCATCGACATGCGCTTCTACTATCGCTCTTATGGATGCGGGAGTGCCGATTAGCGCACCGGTTGCCGGCATCGCATCAGGACTTATGCTCTCTGCTGTAAAGAGTGGCGGGAAAACAGAATACAAATACAAAGTACTCACTGATATTCAAGGACCGGAAGACCACCACGGAGATATGGATTTTAAAGTGGCGGGAACAAAAAAGGGAATTACCGCGATTCAAATGGATGTGAAAGTTGATGGCGTGCCGATCTTTATTTTGAAAGAAGCACTTGAGAAAGCGAAAAATGCTCGGCACTTTATTCTCGATGCAATGACAAAAGAAATCGCTGCTCCGCGAACAGAAATTTCTTCAAACGCTCCGAAAATTATCATCATCAAGATCAAACAAGACCAGATCGGAAGTGTCATCGGTCCTGGAGGAAAGATGATAAAAGAGATCAAAGAGAAAACAGGAGTAGAAATTGATATTGAAGATGATGGCTCGGTGTTTATCACGGGTTCATCAGATGGAGCAAAGATGGCAGCCCAGATTATTTCTGATATGACTCGGGAATTTAAGAGGGGAGAAAGATTCGAAGGAGTTGTCACGAAGGTGGTGGAATTCGGAGCGTTCGTCCGATTTGCAGGACAAACAGAAGGGCTCGTGCACGTTTCTGAAATTGCTCCATTCAGAATCGATATCGTTGGAAACTATCTGAAAGAGGGAGACAAAATTCCCGTTATTTTGAAAGACATTGATGAGAAGGGAAGAATTAAGCTTTCGCTCAAAGATGCTGATCCGAGTTTCATAAAGCCGAAGATAAAATAA
- a CDS encoding PrgI family protein has product MQFQVPQFIEIEDKVFGPLTVKQFLYLAGGAGFSYLLYAFLPSYISYALMLLVAGFSLALAFYKVNEKPFILIVEAAFNYLFSKKLYIWKRQDKKIEKKEEVETSQPTLRVPKLSDSKLSDLSWSLDINEREKGTIYSKETKTLGRREDR; this is encoded by the coding sequence ATGCAATTCCAAGTCCCTCAATTCATCGAAATAGAAGACAAAGTTTTCGGGCCTCTTACCGTCAAACAATTTCTCTATCTTGCCGGAGGAGCCGGGTTTTCGTATCTTCTATATGCTTTTCTGCCTTCTTACATATCTTATGCTCTCATGTTGCTTGTCGCTGGTTTTTCACTCGCTCTCGCTTTCTACAAAGTGAACGAAAAGCCTTTTATCCTTATTGTCGAAGCCGCTTTTAATTATCTTTTCAGCAAAAAACTCTACATCTGGAAAAGACAGGACAAAAAAATCGAAAAGAAGGAGGAAGTTGAAACCTCACAGCCGACACTTCGGGTTCCTAAACTCTCTGATAGCAAGCTAAGCGATCTCTCTTGGAGCCTTGATATAAACGAGAGGGAAAAGGGTACCATCTATTCAAAAGAGACAAAAACACTCGGAAGAAGAGAAGATCGCTGA
- a CDS encoding YifB family Mg chelatase-like AAA ATPase, whose translation MSFAKVYSAQTTLLDAQIITIEVDLSKGLHSFSIVGLPDKGIEESRDRVGAAIKNSGFKSPKNKNQKVVVSLAPADVKKEGPLFDLPIALAYLLASGDISFNPGKKIFLGELSLDGELRSVKGILPLTQKAKQKGFEEIYVPIENAREAALIEGIRIFGAKSLKEIIGHVQEGKSKDREDSVIEIRKIPETSKTELLHKIPKDFNDFADIKGQEGAKRGLEIAAAGRHNIAMWGPPGTGKTMLAEALIHILPPLSFEEALETTAIHSVAGALRGDLVTNPPFRSPHHTSSYVSLIGGGVTPKPGEATLAHRGVLFLDEFPEFDRRVINSLRQPLEEREISISRAKGSATFPANFILIAAMNPCPCGNWGVKGKECVCSPITISRYQRKIGGPVMDRIDMWVEVSKVDYGKLGSEREEKSETESVKKRVERAREIQKRRFEKIGRAGSTNSEIKARDLAKIIVLEQKVKELLNASAQKLDLSARGYHRVLKLSRTIADLDESESVKEKHILEALQYRPKKLI comes from the coding sequence ATGAGTTTTGCCAAGGTCTACAGCGCTCAAACAACTCTCCTCGACGCGCAGATCATAACGATCGAAGTGGATCTCTCAAAAGGACTCCACTCTTTTTCTATAGTGGGCCTCCCCGACAAAGGAATTGAAGAATCCCGCGATCGAGTGGGAGCGGCGATAAAAAATTCCGGTTTCAAATCTCCGAAAAATAAAAACCAAAAGGTGGTGGTCTCGCTCGCGCCGGCAGACGTGAAAAAAGAAGGACCGCTTTTTGATCTGCCGATCGCACTCGCATACCTTCTTGCATCTGGAGACATTTCATTCAACCCGGGAAAGAAAATTTTTCTTGGCGAACTTTCTTTGGATGGGGAGCTCCGGAGCGTAAAAGGAATTCTGCCTCTTACACAAAAAGCAAAACAAAAAGGATTCGAAGAAATATACGTGCCCATAGAAAATGCCCGGGAAGCGGCGCTTATTGAAGGTATTCGAATATTCGGAGCAAAAAGTTTAAAAGAAATTATCGGCCACGTTCAGGAAGGAAAGAGTAAAGACCGAGAGGATTCGGTGATCGAAATCCGGAAAATTCCAGAAACTTCCAAAACAGAACTTCTTCATAAAATTCCCAAAGATTTCAACGATTTTGCCGACATAAAAGGCCAAGAAGGAGCGAAAAGAGGGCTCGAGATTGCTGCAGCTGGAAGACACAATATCGCAATGTGGGGACCGCCGGGAACAGGAAAGACAATGCTCGCCGAAGCACTCATTCACATCTTGCCTCCTCTTTCATTTGAAGAAGCTCTTGAAACCACGGCAATCCACTCTGTGGCGGGAGCACTTCGCGGCGACCTCGTTACCAATCCTCCCTTCAGAAGTCCGCATCACACTTCATCCTATGTCTCGCTCATCGGCGGAGGCGTAACTCCTAAACCAGGAGAAGCAACGCTTGCGCACCGAGGAGTGCTTTTCTTAGACGAATTTCCAGAGTTTGATAGACGAGTGATTAATTCCTTGCGACAACCGCTCGAAGAAAGAGAAATTTCCATCTCCCGTGCAAAAGGTTCCGCCACATTTCCGGCGAATTTTATTTTGATTGCCGCAATGAATCCATGTCCCTGCGGAAATTGGGGAGTGAAAGGAAAAGAATGCGTTTGCTCGCCGATCACTATTTCACGATACCAAAGAAAAATCGGAGGCCCTGTGATGGATCGAATTGATATGTGGGTTGAAGTTTCAAAAGTAGATTACGGAAAACTCGGGAGTGAGCGGGAAGAAAAAAGCGAGACGGAAAGCGTGAAAAAACGAGTGGAGAGAGCGCGGGAAATTCAGAAAAGGCGATTTGAAAAAATAGGACGCGCTGGAAGTACTAACAGCGAGATAAAAGCGAGAGACCTCGCAAAAATAATTGTCCTCGAGCAAAAAGTGAAAGAACTTCTCAATGCTTCAGCCCAAAAACTCGACCTGTCAGCAAGGGGGTACCACCGAGTACTGAAACTGTCGCGCACAATCGCAGATCTCGATGAAAGCGAGAGCGTAAAAGAGAAGCATATTCTCGAAGCTCTTCAGTACCGGCCGAAGAAACTGATCTAG
- a CDS encoding peptidoglycan DD-metalloendopeptidase family protein has translation MPLLQASVSAGLDSMRSTGDISVEKDSLLPETGPSGSIADIEGSQSDQISTYIVREGDTLPAIAKMFDVSVNTIVWANDIKGGKIIPGETLVILPVSGVTYAIKEGDTLKTVAKKFNGDETEIIQFNDLPQDGTLLVGAEIIIPDGEIDTPAPVSKPKSGTSRIVKGYSGPKYAGYYIHPIIGGHKTQGLHGYNAVDIGTPIGTPVRATAAGTVIISKTYGWNGGYGQYVAIKHSNGTETLYAHLSKNLVKVGQRVEQGEEIALTGLTGKTTGPHLHYEVRGGYNQEADY, from the coding sequence ATGCCCCTTCTTCAAGCTTCTGTCTCTGCGGGGCTTGATTCCATGAGAAGCACTGGTGATATTAGCGTTGAAAAAGACTCTCTTTTGCCCGAAACGGGGCCTTCTGGGAGCATTGCTGATATCGAAGGGTCGCAATCAGATCAAATCAGCACATATATAGTGCGAGAGGGTGATACTTTACCAGCCATCGCCAAGATGTTTGATGTTTCAGTGAATACTATTGTTTGGGCCAATGATATTAAAGGTGGAAAGATTATCCCAGGAGAGACGCTGGTCATATTGCCCGTTTCCGGAGTTACTTATGCCATAAAAGAAGGAGATACTCTAAAAACTGTTGCAAAAAAGTTTAATGGAGATGAAACAGAAATCATTCAATTCAATGATTTGCCTCAAGACGGAACTCTTCTTGTTGGCGCCGAAATTATCATTCCTGACGGAGAAATAGACACTCCTGCGCCAGTTTCCAAACCTAAATCCGGAACTTCGAGGATCGTGAAAGGTTACAGCGGTCCGAAATATGCAGGGTATTATATTCATCCGATTATCGGTGGACACAAGACGCAGGGACTTCATGGGTATAACGCTGTTGATATTGGCACTCCAATCGGTACTCCAGTCCGCGCAACAGCTGCAGGCACTGTTATTATTAGTAAAACGTACGGATGGAACGGAGGATATGGCCAGTACGTTGCCATAAAACATTCAAATGGAACTGAAACTTTGTACGCGCATTTGAGTAAAAATTTGGTGAAGGTCGGACAACGGGTTGAGCAGGGAGAAGAGATCGCTCTTACTGGGCTCACTGGCAAAACGACCGGACCGCATCTCCACTATGAAGTTCGCGGAGGGTACAATCAAGAAGCAGACTATTGA
- the rsmA gene encoding 16S rRNA (adenine(1518)-N(6)/adenine(1519)-N(6))-dimethyltransferase RsmA has product MEAKKSLGQNFLNSKPALEKIVTAAKLSHEDIVLEVGPGKGTLTELLLEKAGKVIAVEKDDRLIPFLEEKFQREIASGNFTLVHGDILNFEPSSYKLQVNSYKLVANIPYYITGIFIRKFLSEVTQPSTMILMLQKEVAERIVARDGKESILSMSVKAYGTPKIIGIVKAGSFTPSPAVDSAILAIENISKDFFRGISEETFFDLLKAGFGSKRKQLQNNLRTNKNISQELMQNIFKKVEIGERARAEDLTLLQWKKLVEVMEESDPKLFESLKA; this is encoded by the coding sequence ATGGAAGCGAAAAAATCACTCGGACAAAACTTTTTAAATTCAAAGCCCGCGCTCGAAAAGATCGTAACGGCTGCAAAACTCTCCCATGAAGACATAGTTCTTGAAGTGGGCCCGGGAAAAGGAACTCTGACTGAACTTCTTCTTGAAAAGGCGGGAAAAGTTATCGCTGTCGAGAAAGACGACAGACTGATTCCGTTTTTGGAGGAAAAATTCCAGCGTGAAATTGCCTCGGGCAATTTCACGCTTGTTCACGGCGACATTCTGAATTTCGAGCCCTCTTCCTACAAGCTACAAGTTAATTCCTACAAGCTCGTCGCAAACATTCCCTACTACATCACAGGCATTTTTATAAGAAAATTTCTTTCGGAAGTGACCCAGCCAAGTACAATGATCCTCATGCTACAAAAAGAAGTCGCAGAAAGAATCGTCGCGCGAGATGGCAAAGAAAGCATTCTCTCAATGAGTGTGAAAGCCTACGGCACCCCCAAAATAATCGGCATCGTAAAAGCGGGGAGCTTCACTCCTTCCCCAGCTGTTGATTCAGCCATTCTCGCGATTGAAAACATTTCAAAAGATTTTTTCCGCGGAATAAGCGAAGAAACTTTTTTCGATCTTTTAAAAGCAGGATTTGGAAGCAAACGAAAACAGCTTCAAAATAATTTGCGGACAAACAAAAATATCTCCCAAGAACTCATGCAAAATATATTTAAGAAAGTAGAAATTGGAGAAAGGGCGCGAGCAGAAGACCTCACGCTTCTTCAGTGGAAAAAACTTGTAGAAGTTATGGAAGAGTCTGACCCAAAACTATTTGAGTCATTGAAAGCATAA
- a CDS encoding UvrD-helicase domain-containing protein: MDLFQGLNQKQKESVLSVDGPLLILAGAGAGKTKTITHRILYLIAEKGVRPEEILAITFTNKAAREMRDRVEALLRSHNITKSHGTMPFVSTFHSLGVSIIKENATLLGLPKFFSIFDKGDGKRAVKEAMEKSNVNSLVMEPGKIQGVISKEKGKMKTASAYAESVGNEYFPRIVSSVWNEYEKILAREKALDFDDLILVSTKLLKENKEVREKYQNRFSYVHIDEYQDTNTVQYQMSRLITGEKKNICVVGDIDQNIYTWRGANIQNILNFEKDYPNAKIILLEENYRSTQTILSAANQIIAKNEIRKEKNLFTKNEEGERITVYQSYDESDEASFIASECKKLIENGVDPKEIAVLYRANFQSRALEEIFLALNVSYQLLGTRFFERKEVKDTLSYLRYAFNPESLSDLARVLNTPPRGIGKVTLAKIFEGKENELSEVMKRKMQDFRELIAEIKSAGETLKPSNAIKLVIQKSGLEEYLKKDTAEGEERLENLRELVSLATKYDNLAPGQGMEKLLEEASLASDQDSLTEEKTGVKLMTVHSAKGLEFEYVFICGLEQDLFPHKKLDEESVTREEAEEERRLFYVALTRAKKKVYLTHASIRTIFGGKNVCIPSEFITDIDEGLINEIGAEREKGRVKTIYLD, from the coding sequence ATGGATTTATTTCAAGGCCTCAATCAGAAGCAAAAAGAATCAGTTCTTTCTGTAGACGGACCACTTCTCATCCTCGCCGGAGCCGGCGCAGGCAAGACAAAGACCATCACTCACCGAATTTTATACCTCATAGCTGAAAAAGGGGTGCGACCGGAAGAAATTTTGGCGATAACTTTCACTAACAAGGCTGCTCGGGAGATGCGGGACAGGGTAGAAGCACTTCTTCGCAGTCACAACATCACCAAAAGCCATGGGACGATGCCATTTGTTTCTACTTTTCACTCGCTTGGAGTCTCAATTATAAAAGAAAACGCAACACTTCTCGGTTTGCCAAAGTTTTTCAGCATTTTTGACAAAGGAGACGGAAAACGAGCGGTCAAAGAGGCGATGGAGAAGAGTAACGTGAATTCCTTGGTCATGGAACCAGGGAAAATTCAGGGAGTGATCTCAAAAGAGAAAGGAAAGATGAAAACCGCGAGCGCGTACGCGGAATCGGTAGGAAATGAATATTTCCCGAGAATTGTCTCATCTGTATGGAATGAATACGAAAAAATTCTGGCTCGAGAAAAGGCACTCGACTTCGATGACTTAATTCTCGTGAGTACAAAACTTCTCAAAGAGAACAAAGAAGTGCGGGAAAAGTATCAAAATCGTTTTTCATACGTTCACATTGATGAATACCAAGACACCAACACCGTTCAGTACCAAATGTCACGCCTCATCACGGGAGAAAAGAAAAATATCTGCGTTGTTGGAGATATTGATCAAAATATTTACACTTGGCGTGGGGCGAATATCCAAAACATCTTGAATTTTGAAAAAGATTACCCAAACGCGAAAATAATCCTCCTCGAAGAAAATTATCGATCAACCCAGACGATTCTTTCTGCAGCGAACCAGATCATTGCTAAAAACGAGATCCGCAAAGAGAAAAATCTGTTCACCAAAAACGAGGAGGGTGAAAGAATAACGGTCTACCAAAGCTACGACGAAAGCGACGAGGCAAGTTTCATTGCCAGCGAATGCAAAAAACTTATTGAAAATGGTGTTGACCCGAAAGAGATCGCAGTTTTGTACCGGGCAAATTTTCAATCACGAGCGTTGGAGGAAATCTTTCTTGCGCTTAATGTCTCATATCAGCTTCTGGGTACGAGATTTTTTGAACGAAAAGAAGTGAAAGATACGCTCTCATATTTACGTTACGCTTTCAATCCCGAAAGCCTTTCGGATCTTGCGAGAGTTTTAAATACTCCGCCCCGGGGAATTGGAAAAGTTACCCTCGCTAAAATTTTTGAAGGGAAAGAAAACGAGCTTTCTGAAGTGATGAAACGAAAAATGCAGGATTTCCGGGAACTTATCGCGGAAATAAAATCAGCTGGTGAGACACTCAAACCAAGCAATGCCATTAAACTTGTTATCCAAAAAAGCGGGCTCGAAGAATATTTGAAAAAAGATACAGCAGAGGGAGAGGAACGACTTGAAAACTTGAGGGAACTCGTGAGCCTCGCGACCAAGTATGATAATTTGGCGCCGGGACAGGGCATGGAAAAACTTCTTGAGGAAGCGTCGCTTGCGAGCGATCAAGATTCTTTGACGGAAGAAAAAACTGGCGTAAAGCTTATGACTGTCCATTCTGCGAAAGGGCTCGAATTCGAATATGTGTTTATTTGCGGACTTGAACAAGATCTGTTCCCTCATAAAAAGCTCGATGAAGAAAGCGTAACAAGGGAAGAAGCGGAGGAGGAAAGACGGCTTTTTTACGTTGCATTGACCAGAGCAAAGAAAAAAGTGTATCTTACTCACGCTTCGATCCGAACTATTTTCGGAGGGAAAAATGTCTGTATTCCTTCGGAATTCATCACTGACATTGACGAAGGGCTTATAAACGAAATTGGAGCCGAACGCGAGAAGGGAAGAGTAAAAACAATTTATCTGGATTAA